The segment CACCGGGTCTTGCTTTCGACCATGCGCCTCAGCCGGGTGGTTTACTCCAGCCAAAACTTCACAACCTTCAGAGAGCGCTTGCGATTACATCGCTCAATTCGCCTTGGTGGGTTGATTACCTCCTGTTGTGGCAACCTGTGAAACGGGTGCTCAAGATGGCAATTTTGGGCATGTGTGCTCCTAGGTGTCGGTTTGGAATGTTGACCTGCTACGAAGCCGAGTCGCTGACTCAAGAAAAAGTTGAGCGATTTTGTTCGCAGATTCAGAAAACGATTCACAAATGGTCTGCCTCATGAGCTTTGCCCTGACTGCCATAGTTCAGAGAATAGGCTTCGGATTTTTGCTCTGCCTCGAATGCTCGCATCCGTTCATTCATGTTTTGAATAAAATTGCGGAGAAAGGTCTTGAGTCTGGGTGTAGTGTGTTGAGATTCCACACCTTTTGCTAGAAATCGACCCACTTGATTGCGATGAAAAATGCGCCATTCCTTCATCACTTCCCATAAGGTAAGTTTTAGGGATTCGAGTTGCGCTTTTTGTGCAGGCGGCATTTGAGCACAAATTGTGTCAAATGGAGCATGTGTCTGACAAGACTCTAAGATTGCAGCCAGTTCCGGTAGGAGAAAAGAGCGGGATGCTCTTACTTTCTCCAGGTACGGGCTTGACTCAGACGTAAAGCCGAAAAACTCATCCAGAAAAGGAACCAAAAATCCTGTGACACCAGGCGTGCTTTTACGTTCTGAAAGCTTAATTGCAGGAGTAAATTGAGCGATCGCGAGTGCTTCTTTAGGGATGTCTTGGTTTGCTTCTAAGTGCTGCGTCAACGCTTCGATCGACCATCGAATCATCACCGCTAAACAATCTGCCACTCTTTCAGGAGATTGATGTGTGACGAAAGCGTTCAGGGCTGTTTCAGCCCAGGCACAAATTCGCCGACCCACAATTTCAGAGTACAGAAATATCTTGAGAAATTCGCAATACATCTGTCGATGCTGAACATTCTCGTGATTGCAAAACTGCATCGCAGATTGTGCTAACCGAGTTCGCTGATGCAGAATTAAGCGATCGATATTGTGAAGTTCCTCCAACGGATCGGTATAAATCGGCAGATCGGACAGGTTACAGGAAAAGTTGCAGTAAACCAGCGCGGTGAGCGAGGTGGATGCTTCAATTCCCAAGCGCTTTGCGACGACTGTCCAGAGCGTCGATAGCTTTTCTGGAAATTGAATTGACTGCTCACTGACGATCGGGGTGGCTGCTAGCTTTTCAGGATCTTTTTCGATATAAGGGCGACGAAATCCTAATGCTAAATAGGTCAGCAGAGCAAGATAAGCCGCTAATTGGTTGGGATTATCCGTGATGTCAGGATGAAAGTCTTGCAAGAACGAATTGATCGCGGCTCTTGGATCTGCCTCTGCGGCTAAAATTTGCGGCAGTTGATCTCTGACAAATTGGCGATCGCAGGCTGAAATCAGGCGATGCTCTGCAATAAAAGGCCACCGCTCTCCCCACTTTGTATTGAATTGAGAGAGGCTCGCTAGAGTTTCTGATACACCTTGATTGGTTGCTACAGTGACTTGCATGGTTCGACGGCACCTAAATAATGTTCAGTTTGACAATAACCTCGTGCAAAAGACCTAGCTCTTTGCGGATAAACGAGAGGGTTGAACCGAACCGTGTGAAGCTGCTGCTGGAATTCGCAAAGCCTTGAGCGATGCATAATAGTGATCGGCTTCACGGCGTTTGTTGGAAGCTTTAGCATTTTGATGGTTAACCCAAGCTCTTTGAATCAAGCAAAAGCTTGCATGTGAATAAATCCATGCCCCAAAATGCAGCCAGGATAAGAACCAAGGCACACGTTTACCGATTGGAGTTACGATCGCAAGCCCGCCACAGGGTAAATTTCTGGTGTGGCGAATGTAGCTCTGCGTTTGGTAAGTCTGCATCCAAACTTGAACCATTCTTGGAACCATCTCGATCGCGCTGCCGCGTCCCGGACAGGATCGATTGCTGGCAACACCAAAAATAAACGTTTGTCCAAGCCAGTTTTTAGCTTGCCAGCGCTGCCAATTGTATTGAAGCGCATCTTTGCCAAAAATATCAGTTCGACGGTGATAGTTTACGTAATTGAGGCTGTATAGACAGGTATTATCATTGCTAGGTCTTGTCGATCGCGTGAATAACGGATATAACCTCAATGCTTCATAAAAAGCGAGTGCAAATTCATCCAAACTTGTCGGAGTTGGGGCATGTTGTGCGAGAGCGATCACCGTATGTGCAAAGCCCTCGCTCAGTTCATCCACACTCGAAACAATGAGTGCAAAGATCACCTCATGAATGTTAGTAAAAGTTTCCTGCAACTCTATTTCCTGCAACTCTAATTGAGGGTTGAGTCCTAGCTTCACAGCATCAGCCACTAATGCGATCGCATTTCGCCTAGATTTTATATCAACTGTTTCCCTGTTCTTGACGACCATCAAGATGTTATGAGCCGCTTTGACTACAAGATCGGGGTTAGGGCAGGCTCTAGCAAAAAACGCAAACCAAACTTCATCCAAGACCGCACCAAAAGCAGAATCTCGAATCGAGCAAACAGGATAAGCTGGTAGATTCGATGCCCAGTAAGCTTTGAGGCGATTTTCAAACCCCTGTTTACAGTTGCTCTCAAGGACTTTAGAAACCTGTTTTGCTAGCGAAGAAATCGCTTCAAACTGAGGATCTTCTGAATCAATGTTTTCTAGAAAACGATGACCAACGGGAGACATGGAATAGAAAAGGCGATTTTGCCGAGGATCTTTCGATCGATTCATCGCAGATTTAGACAGATACACATTCACAATGTCCTTGACAGGACATTGTGTTAAATCCTTTACTTCCATAAGTGCTGTCGTGTCGTTAGGGATAAGACTATTGAAGCAATCCAATCGATCGAACTGCTTCCATTGCTTCTGACGTTAGAGATCGCTTCACGTTGCAACGAAACTATAGCCTGAGTGCTTTAGCCTCTAGAGCAGCAGTAGAAAATGACGGTAGAAAATTGCTATTTAAGCCCCCTATACTCACTTGAACGAAGTGAGCTATCGAATAGGCTTGATTTAGGTAGATACACTATGTAGTTATAGAAACTTTCTAGCATTAGTCTTCAGACTTTGTAAAGCCTGAAGACTATTAGGACACTTAGTATGTGATACCGCAAAGTAGAATAATAACAATCACATCAGGCTTGCCCTTGAAGAGGCAAAAAATGTTTCTCTAAAAGGTTAAATTAAAGACGCAAGCTATTAAACAATGGTACAAATCGAGGAGAATACTGGTTCGTTTTTGTAAGAAAAGAAACAATTATTTCGGCAGAAAATCAGCAATTATAGTGACTGTTGTTGACTATACATCCACTGGGGTAAATTACCTTGTAAAAACTGCTCTTCTTCGGGGGTTGATTGTCGATTTAATGCGCGATTACGATGTGGAAATCTGCCGAAGTGCTGAATGACTTTATGGTGTTGTTGTGCTTCAGGATCAACTTGAGCGAGTTGCTGCTTGACCTTCTCACTCAACCAGTTCTGAGTCAGTACTTCTTGGGCAAACTGCTGACTTAAGTGCAGAGAGCGTTCCTGAGTTTCTTTGTTTTCTGAATGGCTCAGGCAAATGAGAACCATAAATTGATGACTCAGACAAATCGGAGAAGCTAAGCCCATGTCACCCAGAGGGGTAGATTCGAGAAAACGATTCGCCCAAAAAAGTGCTTGCTCATCAAAAGCAAATGCTCTTGCAGTCCGCCGAAAGCAACCTCTAGTAATTTGATCGTAGAGGATTACTCTGGCGAGTTGTCCCTCAAGTGTATCCGTCCAGGTTTCTGTCTCCGGCGATACTGAATCCCACAGGGATTGCTGTATATCGTCTTCTTTGCCCCCAAACCAACGATCGAAGGAGTCGTTTAGATTCGGTAACTGAGCAAGAACGGCATTCGAGGGACAGTATTCAAACCAGTAGTTCAGAACTTGATGCATTGATGTAGGCTGGTTCATGTTCTACCTGCTTGAACTATTGGGGTTAAATTGTACCTTGAACGCTTCCCCTTCAGGAGCATAGTGATTGAGTTGTGTTCCTTGGTTGGGTCTGGATTTCGACTTCACTCAACTCACACATCCCTCGGATTTTGAGCGTTGAGCAAAGTCGAAATGCAATGACTCAATCGTTTCCCTCGTGAAAAACCAATGTTACTCTACTTGACTAATCCAGCTTTCAGTTGATTCTTTGCTTCTGTCAAAGCTTCGGATAACTTACTTGCATCTCGTCCACCTGCTTGTGCAAGATTTGGACGACCGCCGCCACCGCCACCGCAGATTTTCGCGATCGCGCCGACTAATTTTCCAGCTTGCATTCCCTGCTTGACAACAGCCGGACTAAAGGCAGCCACAAAGCTGACTTTTCCGGCTTCTGGGACAGATCCTAAAACGACTGCTCCTTCACCCATCTTCTGCAACAATTGCTCGGCTGCTTTTTGTAAAGAAGCGGGATCAACAGCTTCTAACTGAGAAACAAGCACTTTGAAGTCGCCAACAGTGTCAACTTCAGCCAGAAGTTGATCAGCTTTCGCGATCGCTAATTGTCCCTTAACGGCTTCGAGTTGCTTCTGAGTGTTTTTAAGCTCGGTTTGTAGAGCAGTAATGCGATCGGGAATCTCTTCAGGCTTCGACTTAAAGCGATCGCTCAAATCTTTCACTACACTGTCTCGAACATTCAAATATTCCAGCACCGATGCTCCAGAAATTGCTTCAATCCGACGAATCCCCGCTGCAACGCCCGTTTCAGACACAATCTTGAAGAGTCCAATTTCAGCGGTGTTCGCAACGTGAGTTCCGCCACAAAGTTCCATCGAAACGCCAGGAAAATCGATGACACGAACTTCATCGCCATACTTTTCACCAAACATTGCGATCGCACCTTTTGCTTTAGCATCGGCAATCGGCATGACTGCAATCTCAGCTTGATGACCTTCTGCAATCCAGGTATTGATCTGTTCTTCAATTTGCTGAATTTGCTCTGAGGTGAGTGGCTTGGAATAGTTGAAATCGAATCTTAAGCGATCGAAGTCTACTAGCGATCCAGCTTGAGAAATGCCTTCATCGACAATCTTCCGCAGTGCCGCTTGAAGTAGGTGCGTTGCAGAGTGATTTGCAGCCGCTCGACGACGACACGAGAGATCAATTTGCGCCGTGACTTTATCGCCAGATCGAACTGTGCCACGCTCAACTCGTCCAAAGTGAACAAAGAAAGCCGATTCTTTCTTCACATCTTCGACTCGAATCACCAGATCCTCGCCAGAGAGATAACCGCGATCGCCAATCTGTCCGCCCGATTCTGCATAGAACGGAGTCTGATTTAAGATCACCTGAACGTCTGTACCCGCTTCGACTCGATCAACAGGTTCACCATTGACTAACAAGAGTTGAATTTCAGCTTGAGTAGAAGGTTGCTTGTAGCCTAGAAACTCAGTGCCTTGTAAGTTTTCAGCTAAGGTATCTAAGGTTCCTTGAACGGTTAAATCAATGGTTTTGTGAGCATCGCGACCGCGTTGGCGTTGGGCTTGCATTTCAGCTTCAAAGCCTTTCATATCGACCGTTAAGCCTTTCTCGATCGCGACTTCTTCTGTGAGTTCCACCGGGAAGCCGTAAGTATCGTATAGCTCAAACGCATCTTTGCCAGAGATTTGCTTGGTTTCTCGGTTCAGAATTTCTTCGAGTAGTTTTTCGCCGCGATCGAGCGTTTTACGGAACCGTTCTTCTTCGATCTTGAGTTCCGATTTCACAACCGTTTCTTTCATCCGGACATTCGGATAAGCCGATTCAGAAAGCGCGATCGCAGTTTCGGCAACATCAGTTGTAAAATCTCGATCAATGCCAATCAATCGCCCTTGTCGAACGACCCGCCGGATTAATCGCCGCAGCACATAGCCCCGCCCTTCATTCGATGCCGTGATGCCGTCTGCAATCATATGCACGACTGCTCGAATGTGATCCCCAATGACTTTGAGCGAGACTTTTGTTGATTCATCTGCGGTTGAGTAGTCAATGCCAGCGATCTTTGCGGCAGTTTGAACGATCGGGAAAATCAAATCCGTTTCGTAGTTGTTCGGCACTTTCTGCAAAATCTGTGCCATCCGCTCTAAGCCCATTCCAGTATCAATGTTCTTATTCTGGAGTGGCGTTAAGTTTCCATCAATGTCCTGGTTGTATTGCATAAAAACCAGGTTGTAATACTCAATAAATCGCGTGTCGTCTTCGAGGTCGATATGGTCGTCTCCCAATTCTGGATGAAAGTCGTAATACAACTCTGAGCAAGGACCACACGGTCCTGTAGGCCCTGAATTCCAGAAATTATCTTTCGCACCCATGCGCTGAATTCGGTGAGCGGGAATTCCGACTTCATCTCGCCAGATTGCAAAGGCTTCGTCGTCTTCCTCAAAAACGCTGACGACAATCCGCTCCGGAGGCAAGCCGAACGTTTTCGTCGATAACTCCCATGCCCAAGCGATCGCTTGCGACTTGAAGTAGTCTCCAAAACTAAAGTTTCCCAACATCTCAAAGAAGGTGTGATGTCGAGCCGTCCGTCCGACATTCTCGATATCATTTGTCCGAATACACTTTTGAGAGGTCGTTGCCCGCGGAAATTCCGATTTTTGCTGACCCAGAAAAATCGGTTTGAAGGGAAGCATTCCCGCGATCGTTAACAGAACGGTTGGATCTTCAGGCACAAGCGACGCACTAGGCAACGGTTGATGTCCGCGCTGTGCAAAGAAATCAAGAAATGTTTGCCGAATTTGAGCGCCGCTGAGAGGAGTAGCCATTGAAGTCCAAAAAATTGATAAGTGCGATATTTATCTTATCTTGCCGCAGGTTGATTGACTTGATTGGCAATTTAGGGAAACTGGCAGCCAGGTTAACGATCGCCTTCTTCCCGTTTCTCCGAATGCTGCAATGTCAATAAATCTAGACATGCCAGTGCGATCGCAATTCGTTCATAGAATCGTCAGTTCTGGGCTTTGTGGCTCGCAATCAGAATGATTCAAAAGACCCAACGTTCTGCCAGTCTTCAGGAATCCCTTGTGATAGTAAAGCGTCAATACGATCGCAGTAAAGCTGAGCCATACGATCGTCAGGATGAATGCTAAGCACCTGCTCGAAACAAGTTTTAGCTTCTGTCAAGGCGCGATCTTGGTAGTAAGCAATCCCCTGCTGAAACTGAGGTAGAGTCCGGAGTTTTAGCGTTCGCATTGCTTCGACTTCAGCATTCAAGATCTCATACACAGAAATCGGCTCAGTCCGTCCTTTCACGATCGTATTGGCTAGAAAACGAACGTCATACGCTTCAGGATTGCTCAATTGTTCGAGCGTTTGCCCAGTAATCAGGAGAGCACTGCCATAAACTTTCGTCAGACCTTCTAATCGAGACGTGAGATTAACATTGTCAGAAAAAGCATCTCCTTGAATGCGGTTACTTTCCCCAACCATACCGAGCATCATATGCCCCACGTGAATTCCAATGCCAATCCGGATAGGGCGATCGCCTCTTGCTAAACGCTGTTGGTTATATTCCCAAACGCGCTGATGCTTGGCAATTCCAGCAGCGATCGCATCATCGGCTCCATCCGGAAAAACTGCCATCATGCCATCGCCTAAGAACTTGACGATAATGCCATAGTGATTGCGAATTTCAGGGCTGACTCGTTTGAGGTAAGCATTGATAAAGTCAAAGTTTTCGCGGGGAGACATGTTCTCAGAAATCGTCGTAAAAGAACGAATGTCACTAAACATCACTGCCATGGTTTTACTAACAAAGTCGCCCAGCTGAACATCAATCACACTATCTTTTCGTAGAAATTGCAGATACTCCTCTGGAAAAAACCGAGCTAGAGAATCCTTTAATCGCTCCAGTTCAGCCTCTCGAACTTTCACCGTTTTGACCATCTGGGTGAAAACGCGTGCCAGTTGTCCTAGCTCATCTTGTCGATCGACTACTTCATCTAACTGCTTTGCCTCGAACTGATTTTGCTCCACAGCAAAAGCTGCGTCCGTAATTTTATTCACTTGTTCAATATAAAGTGCCTGTTCCTCATTTTCCTGGCGGAGTAGCGCTTCTGCCTCTTCGCGCTTGAGCAAGTTGGTGTAAGCTCTAGAGTGATAGCGGATTCGAGCCAGGAGTTCAACGCGATCGGGCAATTTAACCAGATAATCGTTTGCCCCGTACTCAAAAGCTTGAGCTTTAATCACGGGATCTTCCTTGCTCGATAAAACAATTAAGGGAATCTGATGAGTCGGTGCATCTGACGATCGTAAAAGTCGAACGAGCAACAGCCCTTCTATTTGGGGCATGACGAGATCTTGGAGAATCACAGTCGGACGGCAAGTTTGCACCACTTTTAATGTTTGCAGTGGATTATTACAGTAGTGAAAGCTGATATCGGGTTCTGAAGCAAGCATCTGCTGCACTGCTTCTGCGATGATGGTTTGGTCGTCAATGAGTAAGACTGTAATCGGCTCGTTCATAGGACATCACGAATGTTTTGCAGTTAAGTGGCGAGCAATTTCTGTTGGAGTCCAAACTTCTGATGCGGCATGTAGCTCGATCGCTGCTTTTGGCATCCCATACACAACGCTACTCGCTTCATCTTGAGCGATCGTGTACCAACCTTGTTGCTGAAGCAGGCTTAATCCCTCGGCTCCATCACGCCCCATTCCAGTCAATAGAATTGCGGTTCCAGGCGGTCGCCAGTACTGTGCCAAACTCTTAAACAGAACATTCACAGAGGGACGGTAAGGATAGTAAAGCGGTTCTTTCACATAAGCTAAAGTACGATTTGACTGCATCGCTAAATGATCATCCGTACAAGCAACAAAGGCTGTGGCGCTCGTCAATCGATCTCCGGTCATAGCTTTTTTTACCGTCAGTGCTGTTTGATCATTCAGCCAATCGATCAAGCCTTCGGCAAACTGTGCATCAATATGCTGAACAATCAGAATGGCTGCATCAAAGCTAGCGGGTAGGGGAGCCAGAATCGTTGCTAGAGCTTTAGGACCACCTGTCGATGCACCGATCGCTATTAGATCAGGCGCAGTAGAAACAGACGGCATAAAAGACCGAGTCGGAGTTGTGCGAATCATAGTAGAAGGGTGAGCAGATTTGCAGATCAGTTTCTCGATCGTTGAAATTTTACGAAGCAGGGCTTGCGTCATTTCGGGATCGCCGGAACTGCCGAGAATCGGCGTATTCACGACATCTAGCGCACCATAACTCATCGCCTCAAATACTTTTGCTGCGCTCTGTTTCATGTCGGCAGTCACAATCAGAATCGCACAGGGGGCTTTCTGCATGATCTGCTGAGTTGCTTCAACGCCATCCATCACAGGCATGAACAAATCCATTAAAATCAGGTCAGGGGTGTCCTGAATACATTTCGCGATCGCTTCTGCTCCATTCTTTGCAATCCAAACGACTTGATAGTCCGCGACAGAGAGTAGAACTCGCCGCATCGCCTCAATCGCAATCACCATATCGTTTACAATTGCAATTCTCATCTCTTCTACTCGCCAATTAGGTCAGTAACCGCTCGAATCAACGTATCGTCATGAAAGCTATTTTTAGTCAGATAGTAATCTGCCCCTGCTTCTAATCCTTGAATTCGATCGTCTTCGCGATCGCGATAAGACACAACAATCACCGGAATTGCGTGAAACCGGGAATGTTGTTTAATCGCTTTGATCAACTCAATGCCATTCATTCGCGGCATATCAATATCACTAATCACGAGATCATAAGGGTAAGACCTGACCGCATTCCATCCTTCCATACCATCGACTGCAATATCGACGACATAGCCATGATTTTGAAGTAGCTTCCGTTCGAGTTCTCGCACGGTGATCGAATCATCAACGACTAAGACTCGTTTTGCATTCTGCTGATGTTGCAGCGATCGGGGTTCGCTGACTTTTGCAAGGCGCGTATTTTGTAAGAGTCGATTGGTGGAGCGAATGAGGTCAGACACATCTAGAATCAGCACAAGAGAACCATCATTCATCAATGCTGCTGCACTCACATCCTGAACTTTTCCGAGTCGCGGATCAAGCGGACGCACAACCAGTTCTTTCTCTCCCAAACAGCGATCGACGATCAAACCATAAGTAGCAGATTGATCACTGAGCATCACCACCCAAGAGCGTTCAGAAGTGCCCGTTGGACGAGATAAATCTAGTACCTGGTAGAGCGGAATTAGTCCAATATTATTCTGATCAAAGGTGAAGTATTGACGATTTTCAGCCGTAAAAATCTCAGACTGCTCTACTGTGACAATCTGATCAATGCGCGACAATGGGAATGCATAAACTTCTCCTGCGACATCGACGAGTAAAGTTCGGACAACTGAGAGGGTCAGCGGCAACTGAAAGTAAAACCCTGTTCCTTTGCCTGGCTGAGAAGTCACCCGCACTGTTCCGCCGACTTCCTGCGCCATACTTTTAACAATATCGAGTCCAACGCCTCGACCGGATAGTTCAGTCACTTGTTCTGATAGAGAGAACCCAGGTAGAAATAGGAATTCCATCAATTCGCTGTGACTCAGTTTTGCGGCTATCTCTGGAGCTACAAGCTGTCGGGCAATGATTGCTTGCCGCAATTTCTGAGTATCAATTCCTATTCCATCATCCGTAATTGCGATCGCGAGCATTCCACCCCGATGAGCGGCTTCGATCTGGATTGTTCCCTCAGCAGATTTGCCTGCTGCAACGCGCGTTTCAGGGGACTCAATCCCATGATCGATCGCATTGCGTAAGATGTGCGTGATCGGGGCTTCTAATCTGGCGAGAATATCACGATCGACCGAAGTTGTTTGACCGATAATTTCTAGTTTGACCTGTTTATTGAGACTACGAGCTAGGTCACGTACCATCCGAGGAAAGTTTTGCATTCCTTCTTCAAAGGGTCGCATATGAGAAGTAATGACTTCCTGGTAAAGACGCTCGGATAAATTGGTGGTACGACGAATAAAATCTTCGAGTTCTGATAAGCGATCGCTGAGGAGATTTCGGCATTGCTGCTCCTGCTGGCGAACTGTTTCAAATAATGCTTGAGTCACTTTATTCGACATCGCATTTACATGCTGCTCTAAGGTTTCTAGAGTCGTTGAGAGTTCAATTTGTCGCGATCGTACCTGCCTCAAGCTATCCGCAAAAGCAGGTAAAGCATTTGCCTCAATCAGCGATTCTCCTGCCAGTCCCATCATACGAGTCAGATTATCTGCACTCACCCGCACAACTCGCTGAGAAGAGGGAGCACTATCCTGAGTTGATGAGTCAGACGAGTTCAGATCTTTGCCGTTTTGGATCGGAGAAAGCTGATTCAGGTTGAGACTCTGCGGCGGCGATGCTATCGGGAGTAAGGCAACATCAGAGACTTGTGCGGGGGATTGTCGTAGGGTTTGAATGCTCGATTGTACAGCCGCGATCGCGGCTTGGTGGTGCTCGATCCAGTTCGGTAAATCCTGATCACTGACTTGGCTAAGATACTGCAAGAGATCAACACCACTCAGCAATGAATCAACGAGTTCAGCAGTCAGGGTTAAGCTACGATTCTGAGCCGCGACAAAGCAATCTTCCATCGTATGAGCTAAACCGACTGCCGCATCAATGCCGACAATTCGCGCTGCACCCTTAATCGAGTGAGCCGCACGCATTAATGCTTCTAAAGGTTGGGTCACTGTCGGATTTGCTTCTAAGGTCAGTAACTCTTGATTGAGGGTTTTGGCTTGTTCTTCAACCTCTAAACGAAACAGATCCATCATCTGGGAATCAACCAGAGCAAGAGAAACATTGCTTTGAGTCCGGGAATCTGGAGTAAGGGGTAAGGAATCTGTTGTCGGACTTGTCTGGATTTCTACGATCGCTTGCTGGTGATTTGCAATCCAATTGTGACGCTCTGAGTCCTCTAATAAGCTCATTTCAAGTAGCCAATCTGCTGATTGAATCAAGCGATCGCACTCTATACTGTCCAAACGCTTTTCAGGCTGAATGATTTTCAATCGGCTCTGCATCGCTTCAGAGAGCGTAACAGCTGCTTCTACTTCGACAATCTGCGCTAACCCATGCACCGTTTCTAAAGCATGAAGTGCATCTTGGATCTCATTTGCAGACGGAGACTGATGCTCAAACAGCATAAAATTCTGCTTCAGGCGAGTGACCTGAACCTTCACTTCTTGGCGAAATAGTTCTAGCATCGAGTAGTCGGACATAGGTTTAGAGTAACCGACGATCAAGAGTATCGAGCAGAGAATCAATCTCCAGATAATTGACCTTTCCGTTAGTCCAGTCAATCATCCCTGCGGTATAGGCTTGGCTTGCTTTGGCAATGACAACAGGTGGATCTCGCAGTTCAGATGGATCAAATCGATGCACACAATACACTTCGTCTACTGGAAAGACCCAAAGCGGTCTGTGCTGCCCAACGACCATCATTCGCTTTAAATTCAAACGACTATAAGTTGGATCAATCGGCATTTCAACTTGGAGAAACTGACTTAATGAGACACAGGGCAAAATTTCGCCTCGACAATTGACTAATCCTAGAAACGGGTCATTGCTGCGATGCGGCAGTGTGTGAATGGGAATAGGACGAATAACCTCTTGCAGAAGACACACAGGTAAGGCAAAACGCTCACTCCCAAGACGAAAAATCATCGCAGATAGAGTTTGTCGAACCTGGCTGATTTCAAGCAGATCGGATTGTGATCTGGAAAGCTGCGATTCGAGCGGTTGTGCCAGCGTTTGTGTCCATTCTTGCAGGTAATCGAATGGAATTTCACGATCGAGTAAGCTACGTCCGCCTGCGCTGTACATCGGACAGTTTCGACAATGCTGCACGTTTTCTAGGCGTTCACAAGAACGATCGCCTTCAACACCAATCTGATTCCAGCAGTTCTCGATCGCCATTACACTTTAAATTGAGAAATTTCTCGTTGTAGCCCCTGCGCTGCATCATCAAGCTGAGTCAGCGCATTATTCGTCTCTTGAAGGGATTGCATTGTTTGCAAGTGAGCATCACTCAATTGAGCGATCGCGATACTAATTTGCTCGGCACCATGATATTGCTCATCCATACGCTGAGTAATCGTTGCAAACTGGGGCGCAAGTCCTTGGACTTCTTGAATAAAGCTCGCAATCTGGTGGCTAATGTCTCCGACTTCATAGACATACTGCGTCACCTCGCGGCT is part of the Leptolyngbya boryana PCC 6306 genome and harbors:
- a CDS encoding chemotaxis protein CheW produces the protein MAIENCWNQIGVEGDRSCERLENVQHCRNCPMYSAGGRSLLDREIPFDYLQEWTQTLAQPLESQLSRSQSDLLEISQVRQTLSAMIFRLGSERFALPVCLLQEVIRPIPIHTLPHRSNDPFLGLVNCRGEILPCVSLSQFLQVEMPIDPTYSRLNLKRMMVVGQHRPLWVFPVDEVYCVHRFDPSELRDPPVVIAKASQAYTAGMIDWTNGKVNYLEIDSLLDTLDRRLL
- a CDS encoding hybrid sensor histidine kinase/response regulator; translation: MSDYSMLELFRQEVKVQVTRLKQNFMLFEHQSPSANEIQDALHALETVHGLAQIVEVEAAVTLSEAMQSRLKIIQPEKRLDSIECDRLIQSADWLLEMSLLEDSERHNWIANHQQAIVEIQTSPTTDSLPLTPDSRTQSNVSLALVDSQMMDLFRLEVEEQAKTLNQELLTLEANPTVTQPLEALMRAAHSIKGAARIVGIDAAVGLAHTMEDCFVAAQNRSLTLTAELVDSLLSGVDLLQYLSQVSDQDLPNWIEHHQAAIAAVQSSIQTLRQSPAQVSDVALLPIASPPQSLNLNQLSPIQNGKDLNSSDSSTQDSAPSSQRVVRVSADNLTRMMGLAGESLIEANALPAFADSLRQVRSRQIELSTTLETLEQHVNAMSNKVTQALFETVRQQEQQCRNLLSDRLSELEDFIRRTTNLSERLYQEVITSHMRPFEEGMQNFPRMVRDLARSLNKQVKLEIIGQTTSVDRDILARLEAPITHILRNAIDHGIESPETRVAAGKSAEGTIQIEAAHRGGMLAIAITDDGIGIDTQKLRQAIIARQLVAPEIAAKLSHSELMEFLFLPGFSLSEQVTELSGRGVGLDIVKSMAQEVGGTVRVTSQPGKGTGFYFQLPLTLSVVRTLLVDVAGEVYAFPLSRIDQIVTVEQSEIFTAENRQYFTFDQNNIGLIPLYQVLDLSRPTGTSERSWVVMLSDQSATYGLIVDRCLGEKELVVRPLDPRLGKVQDVSAAALMNDGSLVLILDVSDLIRSTNRLLQNTRLAKVSEPRSLQHQQNAKRVLVVDDSITVRELERKLLQNHGYVVDIAVDGMEGWNAVRSYPYDLVISDIDMPRMNGIELIKAIKQHSRFHAIPVIVVSYRDREDDRIQGLEAGADYYLTKNSFHDDTLIRAVTDLIGE